From the genome of Glycine max cultivar Williams 82 chromosome 2, Glycine_max_v4.0, whole genome shotgun sequence, one region includes:
- the LOC100779857 gene encoding probable acyl-activating enzyme 5, peroxisomal, producing MEQLKPSAANSSPLTPLGFLDRAATVHGDVPSVVYNNTTFTWSQTRRRCLQLASALSSLGIRRGSVVSVVAPNIPAMYELHFAVPFAGAILNNINTRLDARTVSVILRHANSTLVFVDCASRDLVLEALSLFPENQSQRPTLILITDETIEKASPTVDFLDTYEGLVSKGDPGFKWVLPNSEWDPIVLNYTSGTTSSPKGVVHCHRGTFIVAVDSLIDWAVPKNPVYLWTLPMFHANGWSFPYGIAAVGGTNICVRKFDAEIVYSLIKRHHVTHMCGAPVVLNMLTNANSPLEKPVQILTAGAPPPAAVLFRTEALGFVVSHGYGLTETGGLVVSCAWKGEWNKLPATERARLKARQGVRTVAMAEVDVVGPTGESVKRDGVSIGEVVMKGGCVMLGYLKDPSGTASCFKNGWFYTGDVGVMHEDGYLEIKDRSKDVIISGGENLSSVEVESILYGHPAVNEAAVVARPHEYWGETPCAFVSLKKGIKEKEKPTEKDIIEYCRDNMPHYMVPKTVVFKDELPKTSTGKIQKFVLRQIAKEMGSFTQSRM from the coding sequence ATGGAACAGCTGAAGCCAAGTGCTGCTAACTCTTCCCCTCTCACTCCCCTCGGCTTCTTGGACAGAGCAGCCACCGTCCACGGCGACGTCCCTTCCGTTGTTTATAACAACACCACCTTCACGTGGTCCCAGACGCGCCGCCGATGCCTCCAGCTGGCCTCCGCCCTCTCCTCCCTTGGTATCCGCCGCGGCAGCGTCGTCTCCGTCGTGGCCCCCAACATCCCCGCCATGTACGAGCTCCACTTCGCCGTCCCCTTCGCCGGCGCAATCCTGAACAACATCAACACCCGCCTCGACGCCCGCACCGTCTCCGTGATCCTCCGCCACGCGAACTCCACGCTCGTCTTCGTCGACTGCGCCTCACGCGACCTCGTCCTCGAAGCCCTATCCCTCTTCCCTGAAAATCAAAGTCAACGCCCAACCCTAATTCTCATCACAGACGAAACCATCGAGAAAGCCTCACCCACCGTCGATTTCCTCGACACATACGAGGGGCTTGTAAGCAAGGGCGATCCGGGATTCAAGTGGGTTCTACCGAACTCCGAGTGGGACCCGATCGTACTTAACTACACTTCAGGAACGACGTCGTCTCCCAAAGGCGTTGTCCACTGCCACCGTGGAACGTTTATTGTTGCAGTGGACTCTCTTATTGATTGGGCGGTTCCGAAGAACCCGGTTTATCTCTGGACGCTTCCGATGTTCCACGCTAACGGCTGGAGCTTCCCGTATGGGATTGCTGCCGTGGGTGGAACTAATATCTGTGTCCGCAAGTTCGACGCTGAGATTGTTTACTCTCTCATAAAACGCCATCACGTGACTCACATGTGCGGCGCGCCGGTGGTGCTCAACATGTTAACCAACGCGAACTCCCCGTTGGAGAAACCGGTTCAGATCCTCACCGCCGGAGCGCCGCCTCCTGCGGCGGTGCTCTTCAGAACAGAGGCTTTGGGGTTTGTCGTGAGTCACGGGTATGGTTTGACTGAGACCGGAGGATTGGTGGTGTCATGCGCGTGGAAGGGGGAGTGGAACAAGTTGCCGGCGACGGAGAGGGCTCGGCTGAAGGCGAGGCAAGGGGTGAGAACGGTTGCAATGGCGGAAGTCGACGTGGTGGGTCCCACCGGGGAGAGCGTGAAGCGTGACGGGGTTAGCATCGGAGAAGTTGTGATGAAAGGAGGGTGTGTGATGTTAGGCTACCTAAAAGACCCTTCGGGAACAGCAAGTTGTTTCAAGAACGGTTGGTTCTACACCGGAGATGTTGGTGTGATGCATGAAGATGGGTACTTGGAGATCAAAGATAGGTCAAAGGATGTTATAATCAGTGGCGGCGAGAATTTGAGCAGCGTGGAGGTGGAGTCGATATTGTACGGGCATCCGGCGGTGAACGAGGCGGCGGTGGTGGCGAGGCCGCACGAGTATTGGGGAGAGACGCCGTGCGCGTTTGTGAGCTTGAAAAAAgggataaaagagaaagagaaacccACTGAGAAGGACATAATTGAGTATTGTAGGGACAACATGCCGCATTATATGGTTCCCAAAACGGTTGTTTTCAAAGACGAGCTTCCTAAGACATCTACGGGGAAGATACAGAAGTTTGTGCTGAGACAAATCGCCAAGGAGATGGGGTCCTTCACGCAAAGTCGAATGTGA